In Gimesia chilikensis, the genomic window GGGTCGTCCGTCTGTTCATTCAGCCGTAGACCACCCAGTAACAGGGTTTTTCCCGGCTCCATGATCCGGGCATGCTTGAAATGCCGTTTGATCAAGAGGGGGAGGCTCACCGTTTCTGCATCCGCGTCTTTCGCCCGCAGCAGTTTCAGACCACCAATTTCAGACTTTTCAATCTGGCATTCCAGCATTCCCCGCTGCTTGATGCCTTTCCTGGTAGAATAACTCAATTGCAGGTCAAACCCGGTAATCAATTTAGGCAATTCTATCTGTGCCGCGACGCCTTGTGCTTCAGCTTCGTGCAATTGTTTCGTTTGAATCTGAACCTTCTGTCCATCCAGGAAACAGACCTCTGGCTGGGATAAAAGCTGACAGTCCGCCGACAGGGAAATCAACCGCTCCACTTCCTTCGTCCGCGCTGCATCGAGAACTTCGCACACCAGAGAAGTCTGGCTGATGATTTCCGAATTCTCCGTTCCCTGATATTTCGCTTTGATCTCCTGCGACAACTCGGGCAGTTGCTCTTCCTGGTACACCTTGATCCGTTTGCGTTGTGAACTGTAGACACTCAATAGTGATTCCGGAATCGACAGAATGCTGGCTCTCAAAACATACAGCGAATCTGGTCCCTGCTTCGCATCTGCTTTAGCTTCCTCTCGCAATTCCGCCAGCGCTTCCGCTACACACTGGTGGTAAATCGAATCGGAGGAGCTGAGCAGCAATCGGTCCTGGTCAATCCGCACACTGTAAATAGACCTGAGCCGATATTCTCTGCGATCGGCCCGCATGGGAGGCTGGTGTACCTCGATAAATGCAGGCGGCGATGATTTTCTGCCTGTCAGATGACGGTGACGATTGTGTAAGCCAGCCAGCTGATCCTGGATTTTCTCGTGAATCTTCTGTTGCAGATGTTGCTCCGCACGAATCGCTCCGACCTCTCTACGACTCTGATCCAATAGATCACCGACGGAGTAATTGCTCACATTTCCATTGCGGATGATCCACTCCCGCATGTTGATCTCAGAAGCGAGCGGATCCAGGTCCCGGGAATACCTCTCGTTGAATTGTTGAACTTTCTGTTCGTAGACTTTTTTCGCAGGATCATAAAACGGCAAAGGACTCAAAGGAACCGACTTCGGTTTAACCTTGATTTCCGATGAGACAACAGCCTCTTTGACTTCCTCTGACTCCTTCTCTCCCGCAGCCCCGGCCACAAACGCGGCTCCCGGCAGCACCACTGCGGCCACCGCGACGAACACCACCCAGCACCACCACGGGGTGCATTTCTGACTTCCCTGTCCCAGTCTCATAATTCGCTCCATGCGTTTTGAAGTAATTTCCAACGGACGCACGCCCGGCACTACGGGCACGGTTCGCAGCGTCTGTTTCAATTCCAGAATTTCCAGCAACCCTGCGGCATACAGACGCGGGTCACAGTTCAACTCCGCCAGCACTTCCTCGTCACAACACTGTTCCATTTCATACTTCAGCCGCCGCCCTGTCAGCCAGACCAGTGGATGGAACCACCACACTATCGCCGCCAGCAGCTGTAACAGCCCGATCCATAAGTCACCCCGGCGAATATGAATCAGCTCATGTGCCAGAATCGGTTCCAGTTCAGCCGGTGAACGTGCCTCGGCAATCGCCGCGGGTAACAGAATTGTCGGTCGCCATAATCCCACGACTGCCGGTCCAATCCGGCTCTGCGTCACCATCAATCGTACTTGACGTTTCACTCCCAGTTCCTGCGCCAGGCGCACCAGCATCTCTTCCAGTTCCGGACACTGCACAGCCCCCGCACTGCGAATCATTCGCCAGCAGCGCAGAAATCGAATCAGCATCACCGTCGCAATGCACGCCGCCACTCCCGCCCAGCTCCAGAGCCCCACTCGCAACCAGGAAACACGCGCACTCTGACGCACTGCTGCCGGCGTCTCCACTGACTCAACAAGGGTATTTGACATTGCAGGAACCGCCCTTGTTTCCCCGGAAGATTCCTCAGCATCATGGACTGTCACTTCCAGTGAACCAAATTCGGCTTCCGGCAGCTGTTCCACATCGTCGCCGATCAGTCGACGAATCCATTCAGTACGGGTCAGTGCCTCAATCGGCTGCGTCGCCACGGATTGCTGCGCGTCTTTCGCGTTTTCGTTCTGTAGCCAGCAGAACAGGCCGCTGGAACTGCTCCACACAGGGGGCGTGACGAATTTCAGCAGTACCACCAGCCACAACAGATACGCCAGATGAGCCCGCCTGATCCGCACCACCCTACAGATCAGCCAGACGATCAGCGCCAGCAGCGTGCACTGCCAGACCTGTTGCCAGACGAGATTGATCCATTCAGGACTGATTGCCGCCATCCCGTTCCTCCGTTAACTCATCCAGCAATGATTTTAACGCGTCCAGATCTTTACGGCTGACGTGGCGATCTTCAATCAGATGCTGCATCAGCGGGAACGCCTCGCCGGCAAACAGACGGTCGACCAGGTCGTCAACCGTTTCGCGAATGACAGTACGGGGTTTGATCCGCGGGGAATAGACGCGGGTCCGCCCCTCCAGTCGAGCCTTGATGTAGCCCTTCTGTTCCAGTCTGCGCAGATAGGTCTGCACTGTGGTGAAATCGATGCCCCGCGACTCGGGAAATGTTTCAAACACTTCACGGACCGTCGCCTGTTTCAGATCCCACAGGGCGCGGGCCACTTCCATTTCGCCTTTTGATAAAGCGGGCCGTTCCGTCATGCCTCTCTCCTCAAGTACAAGTGTAATTGCCAGAGTTTAATTACATTTGTACGTGAGTCAAGCCCCTTCTTTAATAGAGGGCTGTGAAGAGAACCTGCCTGCGAGCAAAGTCAATTCCAATGCAGGCTTTATCAAAATTCGGGGCGACTTTGAATTTCTTGGGAATGCATGTTTGGATTTAGTCTGCCGATCGCTTAGAATCGATCCATTCAGAGTTTCAGACCACCCGGGTCCTGTCGGGCGCCGACAATCTCTGATACTAAGTGTTTATATGACAGACAGTTCCAATCACTGGATTCATTACAATGAGTGTCCGTTCCGCCAGACCGAAAGTAAACGATCTGATCTTTCGCTTAATAGGGCGCTCGATTCACCCGGAGCTCTACACCACCTGCGCCTCGGTTGACATTCTGCAGAAAGACTATGCAGCCACGCTGCGCGTCTGCGAAACCGGCCACATTGCCAGTATTCAGCACAAAGGCCACGCGGTCTGTGAGATTCTGACTTCGTTTCAGAATCCGCTGCCCAGCCAGAAACGACTGCTGGAAAAACCGGTGCGGGGCTGCCGTTCTGAATCCGTGCGGTTGGAGTCCGGCCTGTATTACCAGGTGAGCTATCAGCTTGAGGAACTGGATTACGTCATTTTCAAAAACGTACACGAAGAATATCTGATGGATGCCCAACGGGCCGACCTGGCGTATCATTTCATTTCGGAAAGTCGCCTGACCCCCGGTGCGTTAAGCATCATCGATTACGAAGCCAATCAGAACAGCCTGTTGATTCACGCCTTTCATACTTTCCCCGATGAATTGGCCGTGGTGAAGACGCAGTCGCTGTTCGAGTTCTGAAACATCAACGTAAGGGATCAGACTGATCTACGTCATGGATGACGGGCGAACCGAAATCATGATAAGCGATCTACTGTTTTCTCGACCCATGCTGCAGCGACTCAGCGCCGTTCTCGGCCTGATCATTCTGTGCAGCGCCGCTTCCACAGAAGCTGCGCACCGCAGCAGCTACTCGTATCAGCGCAATCCCCATGCTTCATCTGTCTATTCCCAGTACCGCCGTACGCACTACAACAGGTATGGTTACAACGGCTATCGCTACAACGCCGTTTCGTATCGTCCCTATCCTCCCGTGTCCCGCTCCACATTCTACGGATACGGCGGACGTCGCTACACCTACCGCTATCGGCCTTACTCATCGTTCGCCTACGGGTATCGTTACTACCGCCCCGCGTATTACGGGTATAACTACTATCCGCGTACAAGCTACTCTTATTACGGGAACAGCTTTAACTCGGGCTACTATTATCGCCCGTTCTGCGGTGCCTGGGGTTCGTATTCCTCCTGTTACTGCTCCCCCTTCTCCGGGATCGCCAGCTCGTATTACCCGGCGTACAGCAGCTACGGCGTCTGGGGTGGGCTCGGCAGTTATGGACCGCTCTGGGGAAGCTATACGCCCTACTGGGGCTCCTACTACGGCACCCCCTGGTCCTATTATCCCGGCTACTTCGGCGGGTATTACGGTCCCTACTGCGGAATCTGGCCTTATCGCCCCACGCTCTATCAGAGCATTGTCTTCCAGTCCGGATTCAATGTCGGCTATGGACGGGGCAGCTACTACAGCTTCTGGTAGAACCGATTAGTCGCGGTCTTACTCGACTGTAATCTCGAGCATCATCACTCCCACGATAATATCGTAGGTCGCGTGCGCACCTACGGTGATGCCAAACCCCCGCAGAAAAAACAGGCCGGCAAAGAACAGCCCCGCCAGCGTACGGAAAGTGAAGCTGAATACCGAAAACTGATCCCCGGTGGCACCAATGTAATGCGCCAGGGAAAAGATCAGGCTCGTGGAAATAATCGCCAGCACCGCCGACCAGCGGGCCTGCAGCATCATTCCCCGGAACAGCAGATAACAGATCGGCAGCAGCAACAGCCGGAACATCACCTCTTCATACACGCCTGCTCCCACAAAACTGACCACGCGTGAAGCTGATTCCTGTTTGATAAACATCATCACCGGCGAGGGTAACTGCTGAAAGACCAGATCCTGCACCTGTCCCAGCACGATCAGACAGAAGGCAAACAACAGACTCTCCGCGAACATCCCCACCAGCGTCTCGGCAGAGACCTTCCACGGATGTTTACAGCAGAGATGCCAGACCAGCAGCGTTCCCACAATCAGGCAGGGCAGCAGAAAAGTCTGTGTCAGTCCCAGTTGTGAGAGCCAGCTCCGCATCCAGTAATCCGCGCCATTGCGGATCAGTTCCGGCTGACTGCCTCCCATCGAGAGGACACCCAGTTCATAGATCAGCAGCAGCGGCGTCAGAAATACCAGGCAGACCAGGGGCTGCCGGGCTTCGAACCAGTAGCTGTCACTTTCCAGAGTCATGGTCTCTGCAGGTGCGTTCTTTTTACGTGTCATATCTCAGTCTGGTGATCGGTAACAGAATCTTTTAACCGGGATTCCGGATCCAGCGAAAAATGGGGCGACGCCAGTTCGGTATGCGCCGCATCGGGTCGATAACTTTGAAAACGTTTCAGTGAAAAGGGATCGTTGTGTCGATCTGCCTCGTGCAGTTCTTCAGGAAGTTGCTTATCCAGCGCCAGGAACAGTTGCTCCGAGACCTTCGCATCCCATTCTCCCTGCAGGGTTTCGCGATACAGTTGCAGAGCCGCCCCGAAGGCCAGCTCTTCCCCATCGCAGGTACGGATGCCGTCGGCCGTCAGTTCGCGACGATCGTTTTTCAGTTCGAGGTAGCGGCAGATCACTCCCATCCGCCGCGAATGTTCGCCCAGGTGATAGGTATGCAGCCGACGTGGATAGCCGGTTCCGTCCAGTCGTTCGTGATGCTGAGCCACGACCTCAGACAGGTACGAGTCTCCCGGAAAGCCCCGCAGGCCACCCAACAGAGCAGCTCCCAGAATCGGATGCTCGCCCCGTTCGTCATTTCTCTGATTCTCCCGGCCGTCTGCTTTCTTCGCCAGTTGGGGATTCAGCATCAGCCAACCCAGGTCGTGCAGCATGCCGGCCATCATTAACAGATCGCAGCTGTCGCGCCAGGCCGGAATCTGGCGGCTCACATAATAACTGCACCGCGCGACTTCCAGCCCACGTAGATAGATCAGAATATCCGGATGGGCAATCTGCTCGCGAGCCACCGCTTCCATATCCCGCAGCGACAGAAACAACAACTGCCCCGGATCGTCCAGGTGCGCATCGTCGTGTTTAATCTTCCGAATCAGATTCAACAGGTAATTCGGGTTACAGTAGGACTGCGTCCAGATATCTTCGGCCGCCAGTACCAGCTGTTTGAGATAATGGACCGTCGTCTGTGAAAGTAACAGCTGTTGTCGCAAATAGACCAGCTCGGTCTGAACGAAATCCAGAATCCGTGTGAGGTGCGGCAACTGTGATGCAGAGAGTGTCCGAACCGCGGTCGCATCCAGATACAGTCTGCACCGCTGCAGAATCACATTCACCCGCGCCTGCAGTTGTTTCAGTTCCTGTTGCAGTGCGGGGATTTTCAGTTCCCGGTTCTGTTGATCCAGTTCGCGAAACTGATTCTGCAGAGCAGACAGGACCGCCGCATTCCGCGGCAGCGGTTCTGCATCATTCACGCGGGCACAAAACGCCTCCCACTCATTCCGTTCCCGACGGATGGTCGGCGTGAGCCAGCGAAGAGATCTGGTGGAATGGTTCACAGGGTGCCCTCGTATTACATATTCATCACGGGTCTACTTCGGATACGAAGGAGGTGGTTCCCCCTTCTCTCTGTTTTATCGGCTCCCCGCGTCACAGGCATTGAAAAGTTTGCCTGAGTTCAGATTGGGTAAGCTGACCACAGTCCTGCTGTATCGTGTTGCGTGTGAGCAACTTACGAAGTTCGTTTTTTGCAGCCGCGGGTACAGGTGACAGAGTTGCCCTTCACCGCTGAGAATCTATGACACGCCGCTGTCTGCCGATCCACACATCCGGATAGAGGGATTGTAAGAAATACTCAATTTCCGGTGATCAGGACGCCGATTTGAGACTAAGCAGCATTTTTTCCTCTGTCTACTTGTCGTTGTTTTGCCGGCGAGCATAGAATTGCAGGAATGGTGCCTGTCAGCTAAGGCAAAATAAAGAACTTTTATCGATCACAGCGTGTCCTGATCAGCAGGGATTGAAATCAGGCACTCGCTCCACTATCGACACTCATATACAGGCAGGAAAATTCAAATGGCTACGGATTTTCGGCAAAAAGAACGGCTCCCTGAACTGACTGACCGGATCGTGGAAACCTACCACGAGATTGGCACCATTCATCATCTGGGGCATTGTCCGCTTCCCAGCCAGGACGCCGTGATTGAAGCCGCCCAGGAACTGAAAGACGTCATCTTTCCCGGATACAGTCGTCGTCAGAACCTGCACATGAGCAATGTGACATACCATGTGGGGAACATTATTGACTCCCTGCACGATATTCTCACCGTACAAATCGGCCGCGCACTGCGGCACCAGCATGTTCAGCAACACGGAGCCGACTGCGAGAAACTGCAGCAGATCGACTTCGAAGCAGAAGGACAGAAGAGAACGATTCAGTTTCTGGAAACCATTCCGGAAATCCGCCGCGCCCTGGCGACCGACGTCCAGGCGGCTCTCGACGGAGACCCCGCAGCGACCTGCTTCGATGAAATCATCTTCTGTTACCCCGGACTGGAAGCCATCACCGTTTACCGGCTCGCCCATCAGTTATACCGACTCAACGTACCCATCATTCCGCGTATGCTCTCGGAATGGGCTCACTCACAGACCGGGATTGATATTCACCCGGGTGCCACCATCGGCCACTCGTTCTTTATCGACCACGGTACCGGTGTCGTGATTGGCGAGACCTGTGAAATCGCCGAGAACGTGAAGGTCTACCAGGGGGTCACCCTCGGGGCACTCAGTTTCCCCAAAGACTCGGAGGGCCGCATCATTCGCGAACAGAAGCGTCACCCCACCATCGAGCGGGGCGTTGTGATTTACGCGAATGCCACCATCCTGGGAGGCGATACTGTGATCGGCCACGACTCCGTGATTGGCGCCAGTGTCTCGCTGATGAAGAGCGTGCTGCCCAATACGATCGTCACCATCGAAAAGCCGTCACTGCGGTTCCGCGAGGCTTCCTGATCTTCGCCGCTGAATAAGCTTGAAATCGAGATCGACGCAGACCGTGTTCCCACACGGTCTTTTTTTATGGCGTTAGCAGGGGTCATGTGCCGCGCATAAAAAAATCCTGTGTGAGTCAGATAACTGACCGCACACAGGATTGATCGCAATAATATTGTTTGCTTAAGCGATGGCCCGGTGGGAACCGCCATCTTCTTTCCGATCATCCCGGAGCGAACCGACGTGATCCAGGGTCGTATCCAACTGAGATGCCAGCTTCTCCTGTGTTTCCAGCAGGGAAGCAGCAGCAGCTTCATACTGACGCTCGCGGCTGGTCAGCTGATCCGCACGCAGCTGGAGTTCTGCCGAGAACCGTGTCAGCTCTTCCATCATCGTTTCCAGGTCAGCCATCAGGTCCGACTGTTCCTCAACAGACAGCTGGTCATGCTCCGGTTCGTCTTTCAGTTGATGTACCTGTGACAGCAGGGCAGCGGCTCCCTGCTCTCTCCGGGACTCATACTGCTCGATCATCTGTACGTCCTGTTCGATCAGGTCGACCAGTTCAGATGCGGACAGGTCCTTGAGAATTGTTTCATTCGTCATTGAGTGATCTCTTTTATCTGGGGTGATGGGAGCGCTCGTCTCAGCAGGCGAGCCAGATAATCCTGCGCGGGAAATGCTCATGGCTGGCTGGGAATGCTGACCCTGTCGAAACACAAATTCAATGGGACCGATGGTGATCACATCACCGTCAGCCAGTACTGACGTCTGATGCGGAATCCCATTGAGTAACAGTCTGGGTTGAGGAGCAAGTGCCTCGATGGTGACTTCGCCCTCTGCAATATGGACTACCGAATGCAGAATTGGCATCGACTGACCGGAAAGCTGCAGACCGCAACAGGTGCCCGCGCCAATTGTCAGACGGTCTCCCTGGAGAGGTCGCATGGGAAACCGGGTTTTCCCTTTGACAATTTCCAGAGAATGCTGGGGGGAAGATTCTAAGACCACAGACTTTTCAACCTCATGTTGAGACAGGAACTTGATAATTCCTCAGAACCCTGTTTTTCAGGGCTACACAACACTGAATCGACCGTCAGTCGAGGACAGCATAAGGAAACCTTGGAGTTACTCTTTGATCAATCTCCATTGATGGTTCACTCAGCTCTCCGAACCAGGTTCTGCGCATTATAGGTAAAATAGAACAGCGCCGAACGGATAAGCCCGCATCAAACCGGGTAAACAGAGCAGACTTTTCCCGTCAGTTGCTTTGTAGATCCTTGTCAATAAAGGAAACACCTCAGTCCGATTTTGAAATGCTGTCAGACAGGCGAAATAACGGCATATCTGACTAGAGGCTCCAGTTCGTTCACCCGTCGCGGGAGGGAATTGTCACCACAGCGTCCCTTTTCCGAACGGGCTGCTCAGTCGATCTTGCCGCCTGGCAGATCGCGCTTGGTAGGCGGTGGCAGATCTGGTTCCGGCGGTTTCGGAGAAGAGGGAGGCGGCTTGTAACCTTCACAGGTCAGCTTCAGGTTGCCTCCCAGTGGAACGCGGAAATCAGAGTTGGGATCTAAAGCCGTCCAGCCAGCCATCAGGTCTCGCTGATCCGCATAACTTCGCGCCACGAGATAGGTATCATAGCTGTCTGCCCAGACGCGGAAGTCCAGGTAGAACAGTTGCGGGTTGATCTTGCGGATCTCCTGACGAAACAGCGCATTCGACTTCGACAGCCGTTCCGTAGTATCGCCTCGCCCCTCGCGCAGCTCCAGTAAGAGATAAGGAACGCCCCCGACAGCTTTAAGCTTAATCCGCCAGTCCCGGTTCCCCACATTCTTGTTTTCGAATAACTCTTCCAGCTTCGCACAGTCCACGGCCTGCTCGGGAGCAGTTACCAGTCGGCTCTGTGCAATCGCCTGGTAGGCCAACTGTTGCAGTACAGGGATTTCCACTCGTATGACACGACCATGGCGGCAGATGTACTCGATGGGCTTCGCGCCTTTAGGTGCGTCGCGGGGATTGGGCAGATTCACGATTTTCGCATTCGGCGTTGGCCCTGGATCGGGGGTTTTCGCCAGTTTCGCTTTGATGTCTGCCAGTTCTTTTTCCCTGGTGACAATCTCTTTCTCCAGCGTCTGTACCTGCTTATCGCGTTCTTCGATCTGTTTTTTGAGCTTATCGATATCGACCCGGATTTCTTTGAGCTTCTCCAGCTCTTTCTTCAACTTCTCTGCCAGAGCCTGCTGCTCTTCAACGTTGACGTTATCTTTCTTCTGTGTCAGCTCTTTGATGGTTTCCAGCTGTTCTTTTTCCAGCGCCAGTTTCTCGCGCAGCTTTTTGACGTTCTGCTGAGACTCTTCCATCGCTTCTTCAGTGACCGCACCTTTAATACGTTCGACGGCCTGCCCCACACCGAGCTGAGTTACGGTGAGCAGAATGACCAGAATTCCGACCACATTCGTCATCGTATCCAGCAGCGAGTCGAGGCTGGCGCCCCCTGAAGATCCTTTTTTCTTTTTCATGACACAATCTGAATTGCTACTATACTGAATATTCGTTTCGATCCCGCAGGCCCTCTCTGAAAATTCGGCCTGAATTTCAGACCGGAACGGCCCTGCGGTTTGCATTCGTACCCCTCTCATCATAAAAGCGGAGCAGGGCTGATCGCAAGCAGCGACTGGCAGTACTTCCCCTGAAACTGATAAGAATCCCGACTCAGCAGGACACCGCTTGTGGACGTTTTTCCATTACAGATCCCCGGTTTGATGGTCGTCGGCACCGATACCGGCGTCGGCAAAAGCTACATTTCCGCTGCCATAGCCCGGCAATTGACCTCAGAAGGGGTTCGCACCGGGGCCTACAAACCAGCGTGCAGCGGCAGTGTCATCGACGAATCGACGGGCCAGCCTTACTGGGAAGACGTCAAACTCCTGCGGCAGGCCATCGGCGGTACCGACCTGCCCCCTGAACGGATCTGCCCGCAAACCTTTCACGCCCCGCTGGCCCCACCGGTAGCCGCAGCAAAAGAGGGCCGTCGCATCGACGAAGCTCTGCTCCTGGAAGGAGTTCGCTGGTGGAAGTCTCAAGCCGAGTTCCTGATCGTCGAAGGGGTGGGAGGCGTGCTCTGCCCTCTCTCCTCTCAGCAGCTGATTGTGGATTTCGCAGAGAAACTGAAATATCCCCTGCTGATCGTAGCCCGCGCCGGTCTGGGCACCATCAACCACAGCCTGCTGACGATTGAAGCCCTGCAACAGCGCGGCCTGAAGATCGCCGGCCTGATCCTGAATGACGTCGACCCCGAACTCAGCGACGAATCTCGGCTCTCCAACGCCGAACAGATCCAGTTGTGGACAAGCGTGCCTGTTTTGTCTTTTGTCCCCTTTGACTGGCAATCAAACTTGCTTCGGTACCAGAGTCAGGACAGAATAGACTGGAGACAAGTGTCGCAGGATCTCCTCTGAGTGCTCATACCCATCACCAGATCACATTCGTCTGCCCGCCAGAACTTCTGGTGATGACCTCACTACCGCCAGTCCTGCTCATGCCTGAGATATCATCAACGCGTCTATCATCAACCGGAGAAATGGATGAGTATTGAAGTCACCTGCCCCGCCTGTGGGGGTTCCATCCAAATCGAAGAAGTAGCCGAAGTCGTTGCCTGTCCGCTCTGCCAGGTACACCTCCAGGTCGACCCCGAGACCAGTGAACCTGTGCTCGTCTCCCTGGACGCCGACGAAGCAGCGGATCCACCAGCCGCGGAAGCCAGCGAGACAGAGACCGCAGAAGCGGAAGCAGAAACCCAGGACGAACCCGTCGCCGAGGCAGACTCTGAAACGACTTCTGAGGAAACCGCCAGCGAAGAGGCCGCCGTAGACGAAGAGACCGGCGCAGACGAAGAGACAGCCTCTCCCTTCTCCTTCCTGCCGGGTGGTAATCAGGCTCGCAAAACCGAAAAACGCGAAACACCCAAATTCGACTTCCTCCCGGGCGGCGCCAATGAATCAGCAGACAAAGACACCGCAGAGGTAGCCGAGCCCGAGTCATCCACAGACGAAGCCATTGAAGCAGAGGCGGAAGTCGCTTCAACAGAAACTACGACCGACGCCGACTCAGAAACCGCTGCAGAGTCAACAGACAGCGAAGCCGAAGAGCAGCCGGCCGAGACTGAAACCGCTTCCCCGTTCTCCTTCCTGCCAGGCGGCAGTAACGACGAACAGACCACAGAAGAAGCGACTACGGAATCGGAATCCGAAACCGCGGAAACAGAGATCGCAACAGAGGACACCACCGCGGACACAGCTGAAACAGCAACTGACGCAGAAGAGACCAGCGCAGAAGCAGTCAGTGAACCCCCAGCTCCCGCGGAAACGGCGACCACCGAATCAACAACCGCAGCCCCGGAACCGGCGGCTTCCCCCGCACCACAGAGCTACCGTAAACCTAAGACGGTCTCCAAGCGACTGTTCACACTCACGCTGACCTACGCGATCGCCGCAACGATCATGGTCGCGATGCTGCTCTATGCGAAGTACCAGGGCGATCCGCATCAGCTGGAAAGCCTCCCCGACCTCAAACCCCCGATCAAGAACGATGAAATCGCGCTGCAGCTGGTCCCGGAAAATGCAGAGCTGCCCCCCGGGCATACGCTGCAGTTGGGTGGGCCCGGCCGACGCTTCGGAAATGTGATGGTCACTCCGCTCCGCGTCACCCGTGGACCGCTGGAGTTCGAGCATTACACCGGTGATGCCAGCAGGACCCGCGAACCGACGTCCAGCGACGTTCTCAAGCTCTATCTCAAATTCGAAAACATGTCGGACGATCAGACCTTCGAACCCCTGGATCAGAAACTGCTCCTCTCCCGCGTGCCCGGTAAGAACCCTGATTCCCCCATGCGGGCCAACAATTTCGTCAGCCGCCTCGATCAACGACATCCGGACGGCGAACGGGTACTCGTCTACGACATGCCCCCCTCCTGGGAATGGAACATCAAAGGCCAGAACATCAATCAGGAGTCTACACCTCAAAAGCTGGAACCGGGCCAGAGCTTTG contains:
- the bioD gene encoding dethiobiotin synthase → MDVFPLQIPGLMVVGTDTGVGKSYISAAIARQLTSEGVRTGAYKPACSGSVIDESTGQPYWEDVKLLRQAIGGTDLPPERICPQTFHAPLAPPVAAAKEGRRIDEALLLEGVRWWKSQAEFLIVEGVGGVLCPLSSQQLIVDFAEKLKYPLLIVARAGLGTINHSLLTIEALQQRGLKIAGLILNDVDPELSDESRLSNAEQIQLWTSVPVLSFVPFDWQSNLLRYQSQDRIDWRQVSQDLL